A single region of the Gemmatimonas sp. UBA7669 genome encodes:
- a CDS encoding cytochrome b N-terminal domain-containing protein — MANRLNDWRQWLDSRTGYKGLLHEVLFENVPGGARWRYVWGSTLTFFFVVQVITGTFLWMSYSPSSQTAWESVYFIQHQMMGGWFLRGLHHFVAQAMTVLLVLHLMQVVIDGAYKAPREVNFWFGVALLLLILALSLTGYLLPWDQNGYWSTAVSTNLVGMSPVVGQSMQTVVVGGVAYGHHTLTRFFALHAGLIPGLIILLIVGHVYLFRKHGITPKLPPKGPDEGFWPEQVLRDAVACLAVLAAVVFFVVREHGAPLGAPADPAEQFSAARPEWYFLFLFQFLKYFPGKTEIIGAIILPTLVLLIIVAMPIIGRWRLGHRFNLGFLGVLLAGVALLTWQAVSADRNDAEYQVAKAVSRRDAERAVVLASGGVPITGALTLMREDAYTQGPRIFSRNCASCHRFDGHDGLGNALPTDSISASDLKGFGSRAWVSGFLHADTILTARYWGGTYHAEGDMAMWLADHIPEGEDEVTMRQNVVLALSAQAKLPSQAEVDVRDSARIALGTAFIRNTDYGCASCHTFEDVGTDSPDLTGWASRDWMIAFVNDPAHPRFFGRDNDRMPSYGVEKSLTQKEIEMVVDWIRGEWYTPGRKAAQR, encoded by the coding sequence ATGGCCAATCGACTGAACGACTGGAGGCAGTGGCTCGACTCGCGCACGGGCTATAAGGGCCTGCTGCACGAGGTGCTCTTCGAGAACGTGCCGGGCGGCGCGCGCTGGCGCTATGTGTGGGGCAGTACGCTCACGTTTTTCTTCGTGGTGCAGGTCATCACGGGCACTTTTCTGTGGATGTCGTACAGCCCCAGTTCGCAGACGGCCTGGGAGAGCGTGTACTTCATCCAGCACCAGATGATGGGGGGCTGGTTCCTGCGTGGGTTGCATCACTTCGTGGCCCAGGCCATGACCGTGCTGCTCGTGCTGCATCTCATGCAGGTGGTCATCGACGGCGCGTACAAGGCCCCACGCGAAGTGAACTTCTGGTTTGGCGTGGCGCTGCTGCTGCTCATTCTCGCGCTTTCCCTCACGGGCTATCTGCTGCCCTGGGATCAGAACGGCTACTGGTCCACCGCCGTCTCCACCAATCTCGTGGGCATGAGTCCCGTGGTGGGGCAATCCATGCAAACGGTCGTCGTGGGTGGCGTGGCCTACGGCCACCACACGCTCACCCGATTCTTTGCGCTGCATGCCGGCCTCATTCCCGGCCTCATCATCCTGCTCATCGTCGGGCACGTGTATCTCTTCCGGAAGCATGGCATCACGCCCAAGCTGCCGCCCAAGGGACCCGACGAAGGCTTCTGGCCCGAGCAGGTGCTACGCGATGCGGTCGCCTGTCTCGCCGTGCTCGCCGCCGTGGTGTTCTTTGTCGTGCGCGAACACGGCGCGCCACTGGGCGCTCCCGCCGACCCGGCCGAGCAGTTCTCGGCCGCGCGGCCCGAGTGGTATTTCCTCTTCCTGTTCCAGTTCCTCAAGTATTTCCCGGGCAAGACGGAAATCATCGGCGCCATCATCCTGCCCACGCTGGTGTTGCTGATCATTGTCGCCATGCCCATCATCGGGCGCTGGCGCCTCGGTCATCGCTTCAACCTCGGCTTCCTTGGTGTGCTGCTGGCCGGCGTGGCGCTGCTCACTTGGCAGGCCGTGTCCGCCGATCGCAACGACGCCGAGTATCAGGTGGCCAAAGCGGTCTCGCGCCGCGACGCCGAGCGTGCGGTGGTGCTCGCGTCGGGTGGTGTGCCCATCACCGGCGCGCTCACGCTCATGCGCGAAGACGCGTACACGCAGGGTCCGCGCATCTTCTCACGCAACTGCGCCTCGTGCCATCGCTTCGACGGGCACGATGGGCTCGGCAATGCGCTGCCCACGGATTCCATCTCGGCGTCCGATCTCAAGGGCTTCGGTTCGCGCGCCTGGGTGAGTGGCTTCCTGCACGCCGACACCATTCTCACGGCGCGCTACTGGGGCGGCACGTATCACGCCGAAGGAGACATGGCCATGTGGCTGGCCGATCACATCCCCGAGGGCGAAGACGAAGTCACCATGCGCCAGAACGTGGTGCTGGCCCTGTCGGCGCAGGCCAAGTTGCCGTCGCAGGCTGAGGTCGATGTGCGCGACAGCGCGCGCATTGCGCTGGGCACTGCATTCATTCGCAACACCGATTACGGCTGCGCCTCGTGTCACACGTTCGAGGATGTGGGCACCGACAGTCCCGACCTCACGGGCTGGGCATCGCGTGACTGGATGATTGCCTTTGTGAACGATCCGGCGCATCCGCGTTTCTTCGGGCGGGACAACGATCGCATGCCCAGCTACGGCGTCGAGAAGAGTCTCACGCAGAAGGAAATCGAGATGGTGGTGGACTGGATTCGCGGCGAGTGGTACACACCCGGACGCAAGGCCGCCCAACGGTAG
- a CDS encoding cryptochrome/deoxyribodipyrimidine photo-lyase family protein has protein sequence MAVQLVWLKRDLRLHDHAPFAAAARQGPVVALYVFEPSMVRAPDHDVQHFRFISDALTELRQRLVKRGGALLIRTGELPAVMEQVVQEVGAECVWAHEETGNALSYARDRRVRAWARARGLPFRELPGSGVIRRLDSRDGWAERWEAFVRAPVANPPQQFAALPWFQAPDGKAAPEAGVVPTPASLGVQNASTRPVQSAAGERAARETLHSFLTARGEDYRRAMSSPVSAFSACSRVSAHLAFGTMSGRQAWQAAQRRRAELLDDRPGHAAWLASLQSFTARLAWRDHFMQKLEDEPRIEYEEFSRAYQGLRSEEPDGARLDAWIEGRTGYPFVDACMRALRAHGWINFRMRAMLVSFASYHLWLPWQATSKALAPHFLDYEPGIHYSQFQMQSGTTGINTVRIYNPYKQGLEHDPDGAFIRHWVPELESVPVDFVHAPHEMPALMAGMTGLRLGLDYPWPIVDHASAYREARDRVHAVRRSLAARAEAASVYAMHGSRKEPLHKRTR, from the coding sequence ATGGCTGTCCAACTTGTTTGGTTGAAGCGCGACCTGCGCCTCCATGACCACGCACCGTTTGCCGCTGCGGCACGTCAGGGCCCGGTGGTAGCGCTCTATGTGTTCGAGCCCAGCATGGTGCGCGCACCGGATCATGATGTGCAGCATTTCCGCTTCATTTCGGACGCACTGACGGAACTGCGGCAGCGTCTCGTCAAACGCGGTGGTGCGTTGCTCATTCGCACGGGAGAACTCCCGGCCGTGATGGAGCAGGTCGTGCAGGAGGTCGGCGCCGAGTGCGTGTGGGCGCATGAGGAAACCGGCAATGCGCTCAGCTACGCCCGCGATCGCCGCGTGCGCGCCTGGGCCAGAGCCCGCGGACTCCCGTTTCGCGAATTGCCGGGGAGTGGTGTGATACGGCGGCTGGACTCGCGTGATGGCTGGGCTGAGCGTTGGGAGGCCTTTGTACGAGCGCCGGTGGCCAATCCACCGCAGCAGTTTGCGGCACTTCCCTGGTTTCAGGCACCGGATGGGAAGGCAGCACCGGAAGCCGGTGTCGTTCCCACGCCGGCATCACTCGGCGTGCAGAATGCCTCCACGCGGCCAGTGCAATCCGCGGCCGGAGAACGTGCCGCGCGCGAAACCCTGCACAGCTTTCTCACGGCGCGCGGTGAAGACTATCGTCGCGCGATGTCATCACCGGTGTCAGCCTTCTCCGCCTGCTCTCGAGTCAGTGCGCATCTCGCGTTTGGCACCATGTCCGGCAGGCAAGCGTGGCAGGCGGCGCAGCGACGACGCGCGGAGTTGCTAGACGATCGGCCGGGCCACGCGGCATGGCTGGCCTCGCTCCAGTCGTTCACGGCCCGACTGGCCTGGCGTGATCACTTCATGCAGAAACTCGAAGATGAGCCACGCATCGAGTACGAGGAGTTCTCACGCGCCTATCAGGGCCTCCGCTCCGAAGAACCCGACGGCGCACGACTGGATGCGTGGATTGAGGGTCGCACGGGCTATCCGTTCGTCGATGCCTGCATGCGGGCCCTGCGCGCGCATGGCTGGATCAACTTCCGCATGCGCGCGATGCTCGTGTCCTTTGCCTCGTATCATCTCTGGTTGCCGTGGCAGGCCACATCCAAGGCACTGGCGCCGCACTTTCTGGACTACGAGCCGGGTATTCACTACTCGCAGTTCCAGATGCAGTCGGGCACGACGGGCATCAACACCGTCCGCATCTACAATCCCTACAAGCAGGGGCTGGAGCACGACCCCGACGGGGCCTTCATCCGGCATTGGGTACCGGAGCTGGAATCGGTACCGGTGGACTTTGTGCATGCCCCACACGAGATGCCGGCCCTGATGGCCGGAATGACCGGTTTGCGTCTCGGACTCGACTATCCGTGGCCGATCGTGGATCACGCTTCGGCATATCGCGAAGCGCGCGATCGTGTGCACGCCGTACGCCGCAGTCTCGCGGCGCGGGCCGAAGCGGCGTCCGTGTACGCCATGCACGGCTCGCGCAAAGAGCCGCTGCACAAGCGGACGCGCTGA
- a CDS encoding cytochrome b562, with protein sequence MLLRFRSLGTLSLLALALTSSALQAQSDEETPLGKKMAAINTAFKAIGRQIEDPAKNASTLEQITVMETNAKAALTLEPEKKAQVPAAQQAKFVADYKAGIQKFIDTAVKLRTAVKAGKNAEAVAIVDEMKAQQRESHKEFRIRKAGAPPAQ encoded by the coding sequence ATGCTCCTGCGATTCCGGTCTCTCGGTACACTGTCGCTGCTCGCCCTCGCGCTCACGTCGTCGGCTCTGCAGGCCCAGAGCGACGAAGAGACGCCATTGGGCAAGAAGATGGCCGCCATCAACACGGCCTTCAAAGCCATCGGGCGGCAGATCGAGGACCCTGCAAAGAATGCGAGCACGCTTGAGCAGATCACGGTCATGGAGACCAACGCCAAGGCGGCGCTGACGCTCGAACCCGAAAAGAAGGCGCAGGTGCCGGCGGCCCAGCAGGCCAAGTTCGTGGCCGACTACAAGGCGGGCATCCAGAAGTTCATCGATACCGCGGTCAAGCTGCGCACGGCCGTCAAGGCAGGCAAGAACGCCGAAGCCGTGGCCATCGTGGATGAGATGAAGGCGCAGCAGCGGGAGTCGCACAAGGAGTTCCGTATCCGGAAGGCGGGGGCGCCGCCGGCGCAGTAA
- a CDS encoding cytochrome b562 produces the protein MLLRFRSLGALAALALAFTTSALRAQSTEDKTPLGKKMSAMNAAFRTIGQQVADSSKNASTLEQVTIFETNAKEALAFEPEKKAQIESAGQEKFVADFRAGLQKLIDTAAKLHEAVAAGKNADAAAIVEQMRTMQRESHQVFRIRRPPPPGK, from the coding sequence ATGTTGCTGCGATTCCGCTCTCTCGGTGCGCTGGCCGCGCTGGCCCTTGCGTTCACCACCTCGGCGCTGCGTGCGCAGTCCACCGAAGACAAGACGCCGCTCGGTAAGAAGATGTCGGCCATGAATGCCGCATTCCGAACCATCGGTCAGCAGGTCGCCGATTCCAGCAAGAACGCGAGCACCCTGGAGCAGGTCACCATCTTCGAGACGAACGCCAAGGAGGCGCTGGCATTCGAGCCGGAGAAGAAGGCGCAGATCGAGTCGGCGGGGCAGGAGAAGTTCGTGGCCGACTTCAGGGCTGGTCTGCAAAAGCTCATTGATACTGCCGCGAAGCTGCACGAGGCCGTGGCGGCGGGCAAGAACGCGGACGCGGCGGCCATCGTGGAGCAGATGCGCACCATGCAGCGGGAATCACATCAGGTGTTCCGTATCCGCCGGCCGCCGCCGCCGGGGAAGTAA
- a CDS encoding SDR family NAD(P)-dependent oxidoreductase has protein sequence MPNSRSLAVVTGATAGIGHVFAQRLAAAGHDLLLVARDAERLRDVCQALQAEWSVQAEAFVADLSTDEDIARLAERLRVESNGTTGRQMVLVSNAGFGTRGTIITADPDKQRRMLRLHVQATHELVSAVVPGMVARGAGTIIVVASVASWSPTAGNVNYNATKAYQRVYCEALATELVDSGVSVQALCPGFTYTEFHDRLGSGRKGIPSWAWLSADRVVDESLAQVARKGAVVCVPGKRFKLIVFLLKHAMWMLGSLRQRYRRDRLKV, from the coding sequence ATGCCCAACTCCCGTTCTCTCGCGGTGGTGACCGGCGCCACCGCCGGCATTGGTCACGTATTTGCGCAGCGACTTGCTGCGGCCGGCCATGATCTCCTGCTGGTGGCGCGTGATGCGGAGCGACTGCGCGACGTGTGCCAGGCATTGCAGGCCGAGTGGTCCGTGCAGGCGGAGGCCTTTGTGGCCGACCTCTCCACGGACGAGGACATTGCGCGGCTGGCCGAGCGATTGCGGGTGGAGTCGAATGGCACAACGGGGCGGCAGATGGTGCTGGTGAGCAATGCCGGATTCGGAACCCGCGGCACCATCATCACCGCGGATCCTGACAAGCAACGGCGCATGCTGCGTCTGCATGTGCAAGCCACCCACGAGCTGGTGAGTGCGGTGGTACCCGGTATGGTGGCACGTGGCGCGGGCACGATCATCGTGGTGGCCAGCGTGGCCAGTTGGTCGCCAACGGCCGGCAATGTGAACTACAACGCCACCAAGGCCTATCAACGCGTGTACTGTGAAGCGCTGGCGACCGAGCTTGTGGACAGTGGTGTGTCCGTGCAGGCGCTGTGTCCGGGCTTCACGTATACGGAGTTCCACGATCGCCTGGGCAGTGGCCGCAAGGGCATTCCGTCATGGGCCTGGCTGTCGGCTGACCGCGTGGTCGATGAGAGTCTGGCGCAGGTTGCGCGAAAAGGGGCGGTGGTCTGCGTCCCGGGGAAGCGATTCAAACTCATTGTGTTCTTGCTCAAGCATGCCATGTGGATGCTGGGCAGCCTTCGCCAACGCTATCGACGGGATCGGCTCAAGGTATGA
- a CDS encoding Rieske 2Fe-2S domain-containing protein gives MTESDQAPDRRNFVTKAAAVVVGGLISVVAPVAGLFTVFDPLRRKTDTRGLVRITALSALPDSGEPRKFPVLDTLVDAWNRTENVPVGSVYIQKTGENTVRVLNTVCPHLGCSVGYNAASSGYFCPCHKSAFALDGSIADPKSPSPRAMDALEAEVRDGEVWVRFQNFRKGSPDKIPV, from the coding sequence ATGACCGAGTCCGATCAGGCGCCCGACCGGCGCAACTTCGTCACCAAGGCCGCCGCTGTCGTGGTGGGTGGCCTCATTTCCGTCGTGGCCCCCGTGGCCGGCCTGTTCACCGTCTTCGACCCGCTCCGCCGCAAGACGGACACCCGGGGCCTCGTGCGCATCACCGCGCTCTCGGCCCTGCCCGACTCGGGCGAGCCGCGCAAGTTCCCCGTCCTCGACACACTCGTCGACGCCTGGAATCGCACCGAGAATGTGCCCGTGGGCTCGGTCTACATTCAGAAGACGGGCGAGAACACCGTGCGCGTGCTCAACACCGTCTGTCCGCATCTTGGCTGTTCGGTGGGCTACAATGCCGCGTCGTCGGGCTACTTCTGTCCCTGTCACAAGAGTGCCTTCGCGCTCGACGGCAGCATCGCCGACCCCAAGAGCCCGAGTCCGCGCGCCATGGACGCGCTCGAGGCCGAAGTGCGCGACGGTGAGGTCTGGGTGCGCTTCCAGAACTTCCGCAAAGGCTCACCGGACAAGATTCCCGTCTGA
- a CDS encoding DinB family protein → MGPTSVLPPLSRAWRNAEREHDEVVSRFRDTLRCFSQANWHREPAPGRWSAAALALHVCQSYELGAVAARGGPSMALRSPRSLAFVSRHVLLRLMLATGTFPREAPAPREVRPDLQDATTLRVEDVVARLHHASADALTALRAPNAAPFTHAYFGTLSPYHTLRLLSAHTRHHTQGLDARLLLRS, encoded by the coding sequence ATGGGTCCAACGTCGGTCCTACCGCCATTGTCCCGCGCCTGGAGAAATGCCGAGCGCGAACATGACGAAGTCGTATCGCGGTTTCGCGATACGCTGCGCTGTTTCTCACAGGCCAACTGGCATCGCGAACCCGCGCCCGGGCGATGGAGTGCGGCGGCCCTGGCGCTGCACGTGTGTCAGTCCTACGAACTGGGTGCCGTCGCAGCACGTGGCGGACCGAGCATGGCACTGCGCAGTCCACGATCGCTGGCGTTCGTTTCCCGGCACGTGTTGCTGCGGCTGATGCTGGCCACGGGCACGTTCCCGCGCGAGGCACCGGCGCCGCGAGAGGTGCGGCCTGACTTGCAGGATGCCACGACGCTTCGCGTTGAGGACGTCGTGGCACGCCTGCACCATGCCAGTGCGGATGCCCTGACGGCGCTGCGCGCGCCCAATGCCGCGCCGTTCACGCACGCCTATTTCGGCACGCTCTCGCCGTACCATACGCTGCGATTGCTGAGCGCACACACACGCCACCATACGCAGGGGTTGGATGCGAGGCTGCTGCTGCGATCCTGA
- a CDS encoding OmpA family protein: protein MMMRSHLVLFAAVALGGMPSVSSAQSLGERLKQRAAERAKQRGEDALNRKTDEAVDKAIDGSVNVVKCVVTDTECISKARDEGRTVVRTDKAGKTIPADVAVEKNAAKKAAEAADSETEATARPAPRRPAAASAWANYDFVPGEKPLVVTDFSKDVVGDFPRALEAVGGNWEIVEIEGERWVRGNGKPNEFAVKAAGPLPSRWTLEFELLGTDGECWVYPGGQSEPPYLNFSARHDGGYTRQNGDVTRVDAKDDEGVGVPYQARIMVDGMYVKSYIDAKRVVNVPNLTHTRSDRVHFWCDGTEEDPIFIRNVRLAGGGRKLYDALAESGRVATQGIYFDTGKDVIRPESTPTLKEIAAMLNEHTDLQLTIEGHTDNVGAAAANLALSQKRADAVRAALVSQYGIDGSRLTATGRGQAAPAAPNTTPEGRQQNRRVELVKR, encoded by the coding sequence ATGATGATGCGCTCTCACCTTGTTCTGTTTGCGGCCGTCGCACTTGGCGGTATGCCGTCCGTTTCAAGTGCTCAAAGTCTCGGTGAACGACTCAAGCAGCGCGCAGCCGAGCGCGCCAAACAACGCGGCGAAGACGCACTCAACCGCAAGACCGACGAAGCGGTCGACAAGGCCATCGACGGCAGCGTGAACGTGGTCAAATGCGTGGTGACCGACACGGAGTGCATCAGCAAGGCGCGTGACGAGGGCCGCACCGTGGTGCGGACCGACAAGGCAGGCAAGACCATCCCGGCGGATGTGGCGGTTGAGAAGAACGCGGCCAAGAAGGCCGCGGAGGCCGCCGATTCGGAAACCGAGGCGACTGCTCGGCCTGCACCGCGACGTCCGGCTGCGGCATCGGCCTGGGCCAACTACGACTTCGTGCCCGGTGAAAAGCCGCTCGTCGTCACCGACTTCAGCAAGGACGTCGTCGGTGATTTTCCGCGCGCCCTCGAGGCCGTGGGTGGCAACTGGGAGATTGTGGAGATCGAAGGCGAACGCTGGGTGCGCGGCAACGGCAAGCCCAATGAGTTTGCCGTCAAGGCCGCCGGCCCGCTCCCGTCTCGCTGGACACTCGAGTTCGAACTGCTCGGGACCGACGGCGAGTGCTGGGTCTATCCGGGTGGTCAGAGTGAGCCGCCGTATCTCAACTTCTCGGCGCGCCACGACGGAGGCTACACCCGGCAGAACGGCGACGTCACGCGCGTCGACGCCAAGGATGATGAGGGTGTTGGCGTGCCGTATCAGGCGCGCATCATGGTGGACGGCATGTATGTCAAGTCGTACATCGATGCCAAGCGGGTCGTCAACGTACCCAATCTCACCCATACGCGCAGTGATCGGGTGCACTTCTGGTGTGACGGTACCGAAGAGGACCCCATCTTCATTCGCAACGTGCGGCTCGCAGGCGGCGGCCGAAAGCTCTATGACGCGCTGGCCGAGTCGGGACGGGTGGCCACGCAGGGTATCTACTTCGATACGGGCAAGGACGTCATCCGGCCGGAAAGCACCCCGACGCTCAAGGAAATCGCGGCCATGCTGAACGAGCACACCGATCTCCAGCTCACCATTGAGGGGCACACCGACAACGTGGGCGCAGCGGCGGCCAATTTGGCGCTGTCACAGAAGCGGGCCGACGCGGTACGCGCCGCGCTCGTGTCGCAGTATGGCATCGATGGATCGCGACTCACGGCCACAGGCCGAGGACAAGCGGCGCCTGCCGCACCCAACACCACACCCGAAGGGCGTCAGCAGAATCGACGCGTGGAGTTGGTGAAGCGCTGA
- a CDS encoding RNA polymerase sigma factor: protein MFTSDLTPGEEVAPLLGRIASGDERAVRECVLRYGPMVMALARRWSTDRADAEDAVQDIFFDLWKTAARYDASRSSERGFVMLLARRRLIDRHRKRLRMVRTESVEAGFDLPDVPSEEGVAVTDAVSAQDALATLTPMQRRCIERHLLDGRTHEEIAKEQALPLGTVKSHIRRGLLRARALLTGQRESQEER from the coding sequence ATGTTCACGTCCGACCTCACGCCAGGTGAAGAGGTCGCGCCGCTGCTCGGTCGTATTGCGAGTGGCGACGAGCGGGCGGTGCGTGAGTGTGTGTTGCGCTACGGCCCCATGGTGATGGCGCTCGCGCGCCGCTGGTCCACCGATCGCGCGGATGCCGAGGATGCCGTGCAGGACATCTTCTTCGATCTGTGGAAGACGGCGGCGCGCTACGATGCCTCCCGATCGAGCGAGCGCGGGTTCGTGATGTTGCTGGCACGTCGCCGACTCATCGACCGGCATCGCAAGCGCCTGCGCATGGTGCGCACCGAGTCGGTGGAGGCCGGCTTCGACCTGCCGGATGTGCCCTCGGAGGAGGGGGTGGCCGTGACGGACGCCGTGTCTGCACAGGACGCATTGGCCACATTGACGCCGATGCAGCGGCGGTGTATCGAGCGCCACCTGCTCGATGGTCGCACGCACGAAGAGATCGCCAAGGAGCAAGCTTTGCCGCTGGGAACGGTCAAATCGCACATCCGCCGCGGCCTGCTGCGCGCGCGGGCACTCCTCACGGGTCAGCGCGAATCGCAGGAGGAGCGATGA
- a CDS encoding anti-sigma factor domain-containing protein — protein sequence MNSHSPDHEPARMDLHALEPTVAELTAVLARQAAEHDASAPTGASEFSADFAERLIADGEAMVGSWRRSALPLAASSGGGPTNIRPARRRRALFVWALATAAGLAVLLPRLAPLWQNTVADAAAPVSGPSAAQLFAELRADPAVVPVRWAESEDPAAMNADGEVWWDAARQRGVLRIRGLVPNDPRLAQYQLWIVDAERDARYPVDGGVFDIGRDGEVLVVIDARVPVRRATLFAVTLEVPGGVVVSTRERLVLTAAVGG from the coding sequence ATGAACAGCCACTCACCGGATCACGAACCGGCTCGCATGGATCTGCATGCACTGGAGCCAACGGTGGCCGAGCTCACGGCGGTGCTTGCTCGTCAGGCGGCTGAACACGACGCCAGTGCGCCGACTGGCGCCTCCGAATTCTCGGCGGATTTTGCGGAGCGCTTGATCGCGGACGGCGAAGCGATGGTCGGAAGTTGGCGCCGGTCTGCTCTCCCGCTCGCTGCATCGTCTGGTGGTGGTCCGACGAACATTCGGCCAGCACGCCGTCGTCGTGCGCTGTTCGTGTGGGCCTTGGCGACGGCCGCCGGCCTGGCGGTGCTGCTGCCGCGTCTTGCTCCGCTATGGCAGAACACCGTAGCCGATGCTGCGGCGCCCGTCTCTGGTCCGTCAGCGGCGCAGTTGTTTGCGGAACTGCGCGCTGACCCGGCGGTCGTGCCGGTGCGCTGGGCCGAGTCCGAAGACCCGGCCGCAATGAATGCCGACGGGGAGGTTTGGTGGGATGCCGCACGGCAGCGCGGCGTGCTGCGCATCCGTGGCCTCGTGCCCAACGATCCGCGTCTGGCGCAGTACCAGCTCTGGATTGTCGATGCCGAGCGCGACGCGCGCTATCCGGTGGATGGTGGCGTGTTCGACATTGGCCGCGATGGCGAGGTACTGGTGGTTATCGACGCGCGCGTGCCGGTGCGTCGGGCTACCCTGTTTGCCGTGACGCTCGAAGTGCCCGGTGGGGTGGTGGTGTCCACGCGTGAACGTCTCGTGTTGACGGCGGCGGTTGGTGGATGA
- a CDS encoding FAD-dependent monooxygenase, which translates to MSTLPPAILSGSRSPSSTGLDADVIIVGAGPTGLTLAAELAIAKVNVLVLERRANQDLDGSRAGGLHARTLELLETRGALAPFLAAGAPAQIVGFAWMPLDISDFPTRHPYGLALSQQDIERQLLAWATKCGVSIRRNTVVAQLMQDEHAVTVPLDDGEVLRGAWVVGCDGAHSVVRRAAGMAFEGSPPSICHILAELRLRETPAWGLKRDVLGIHAIGPLPETGGGASNAVPGTVRARVMLTEAGVERRTAPTLDEVCQRLREVYGQDFGAHDASWLSWFTDAARQASPYRVGRLLVAGDAAHVHYPTGGQGLNLGMQDAFNLGWKLAQVVRGISDETLLDSYQRERHPVAARVLQNTRAQSALLRTDAQTEALRESVASWLVMNEPRVAVAAMLAGLDVHYDLGHGHPLLGRRIPDLRLHTADGPTHIATLLHDARPLLIDLGVQDSIDIGPWTQHVRMINAECRERWVLPVIGEVTPPRGLLVRPDGHVAWVSEGGTSGLAEALVQWHGCTVNTTPLAASKDGHSFMSEIPIPSNPPLAT; encoded by the coding sequence ATGAGCACACTTCCCCCGGCCATCCTGTCCGGCTCTCGGTCGCCGTCGTCAACAGGTTTGGACGCTGACGTCATCATCGTTGGTGCTGGCCCGACCGGACTCACCCTCGCCGCCGAATTGGCCATTGCCAAAGTGAACGTCCTCGTGCTCGAGCGTCGGGCGAATCAGGACCTTGACGGTTCGCGCGCCGGCGGCCTGCACGCCCGTACCCTCGAGCTGCTCGAGACCCGCGGCGCGCTCGCGCCGTTCCTGGCCGCAGGTGCGCCCGCGCAGATCGTGGGCTTTGCCTGGATGCCACTCGACATCAGCGACTTCCCCACGCGACACCCGTACGGCCTGGCGCTTTCACAGCAGGATATTGAGCGACAGCTGCTTGCCTGGGCGACGAAATGCGGGGTCAGCATTCGTCGGAATACCGTGGTGGCGCAGCTCATGCAGGACGAGCATGCGGTAACGGTGCCGCTTGACGACGGCGAGGTGCTCCGCGGCGCGTGGGTCGTGGGCTGCGACGGTGCGCACAGTGTGGTGCGCCGTGCGGCCGGTATGGCCTTCGAGGGATCGCCACCAAGCATCTGTCACATACTGGCCGAGCTGCGCCTGCGTGAGACGCCGGCGTGGGGACTGAAGCGCGACGTGCTGGGCATCCATGCCATCGGTCCATTGCCCGAGACGGGCGGCGGCGCCTCCAATGCGGTACCCGGCACCGTTCGCGCTCGTGTGATGCTCACGGAAGCCGGCGTCGAACGTCGCACGGCACCGACATTGGACGAGGTGTGTCAGCGCCTGCGTGAGGTGTACGGCCAGGACTTCGGCGCACACGATGCCAGCTGGTTGTCATGGTTCACGGACGCCGCGCGTCAGGCATCGCCGTATCGCGTGGGGCGCCTGCTGGTCGCTGGCGATGCGGCGCATGTGCATTACCCCACCGGTGGCCAGGGACTCAACCTGGGCATGCAAGACGCCTTCAATCTGGGTTGGAAGCTCGCGCAGGTGGTGCGTGGCATCTCCGATGAGACGCTACTCGACAGCTACCAGCGCGAGCGCCATCCGGTGGCGGCCCGCGTGCTGCAGAACACCCGCGCGCAGTCCGCCCTGCTGCGTACGGACGCGCAAACCGAGGCGCTGCGTGAGAGCGTCGCGTCGTGGCTTGTCATGAACGAACCCCGGGTGGCAGTGGCGGCCATGCTTGCCGGACTCGATGTGCACTACGATCTGGGCCATGGGCATCCCCTGCTCGGTCGCCGCATTCCGGATCTGCGGCTTCACACGGCCGATGGTCCAACGCACATCGCCACGCTGCTGCATGATGCCCGCCCGCTGCTCATCGACCTGGGCGTGCAAGACAGCATCGACATCGGACCGTGGACGCAGCACGTGCGCATGATCAATGCCGAGTGCCGGGAACGCTGGGTGCTTCCGGTCATCGGTGAAGTGACACCACCACGTGGACTCCTCGTGCGACCGGACGGGCATGTCGCCTGGGTCAGCGAGGGCGGGACATCCGGGCTCGCTGAGGCGTTGGTGCAGTGGCACGGCTGCACCGTAAACACGACACCGCTTGCCGCGTCGAAAGATGGACATAGTTTCATGTCGGAAATTCCAATTCCCAGTAACCCTCCCCTCGCGACATGA